Proteins found in one Plasmodium relictum strain SGS1 genome assembly, chromosome: 13 genomic segment:
- a CDS encoding apicoplast ribosomal protein L21 precursor, putative, giving the protein MFFFATYFLFFYVLILYFNIPLYSSKIKIKRIYNERIYNLNFLNNFYKYRLNRSKKLNVLINSPAQVKLSEIEDNRDRSGKYCVIEICGKIRWIEEGRYYDFFRIKQEENKKIYLNRVFFYNNEEGKLFFGNPFLDNVRIKATILNHFRGKKIYRLKFKRKKNYKKFYGHRQEMTRIIIDKIECNNELIGEETRKFNFFKDDSIYYILNRIHNIVKPSSELKYLKKHFMDYLNSFCSLKFETFYKHRGNYKKEKMLRNILKTKKLSKRPEVIEEVKKIEEEKRNKRLNKIDPLDEFDPIANEFMIKENFYT; this is encoded by the coding sequence atgtttttttttgctacatattttttatttttctatgttttaattttatattttaatattccaTTATACTCaagcaaaataaaaataaaaagaatttacaatgaaagaatatataatttgaactttttaaacaatttttataaatatagatTGAATagaagtaaaaaattaaatgttcTAATCAATTCACCAGCTCAAGTAAAATTATCAGAAATAGAAGACAATAGAGATAGGAGTGGGAAGTATTGTGTAATTGAAATATGCGGAAAAATAAGATGGATTGAAGAAGGTAGAtattatgatttttttaGAATCAAACAagaagaaaacaaaaaaatttatttaaacagagtatttttttacaataatgAAGAAGGTAAGTTGTTTTTTGGTAATCCTTTTCTAGATAACGTAAGAATTAAAGCTACAATATTAAATCATTTTAGAGGCAAGAAAATATATCGCTTAAAATttaaacgaaaaaaaaattataaaaaattctatGGTCATAGACAAGAGATGACAAGAATTATCATAGATAAAATTGAATGTAATAATGAATTGATTGGTGAAGAAAcaagaaaatttaatttttttaaagacgattctatttattatattctgaATCGTATACATAATATAGTTAAACCTAGTTCTGAATtaaaatacttaaaaaaacattttatggattatttaaattcattttgCTCTTTAAAATTTGAAACATTTTATAAACATAGAGGaaattacaaaaaagaaaaaatgctTCGAAATAtcttaaaaacaaaaaaattaagtaaaaGACCTGAAGTAATTGAAGAAGTTAAAAAgatagaagaagaaaaaagaaataaacgTCTTAATAAAATTGATCCCTTAGACGAATTTGATCCCATTGCTAATGAATTTATGATAAAGGAAAATTTTTacacataa